A genomic region of Populus nigra chromosome 11, ddPopNigr1.1, whole genome shotgun sequence contains the following coding sequences:
- the LOC133706225 gene encoding probable methyltransferase TCM_000331, which produces MAKASPPNVFKAYLEQFQKDFSLFLRLRSEEIIQGGRVVFTFISRSTDDPRSKGCCLIWELLAKSLLDLAAKGLVVEADIDTFNLPCYNPYEGEVREIIEMEGSFDIDTLETFAINWDANDDISNKNFVFDKDQCARNVANIVRAVAEPMLVSHFGDDIVET; this is translated from the exons ATGGCAAAGGCAAGTCCTCCTAATGTATTTAAAGCTTACTTAGAGCAATTCCAGAAGGATTTCTCCTTGTTTCTGCGCTTACGCTCAGAGGAAATAATACAAGGAGGACGTGTAGTTTTTACATTCATCAGCAGGAGTACTGACGATCCAAGAAGCAAAGGTTGCTGTCTTATATGGGAGCTGCTAGCAAAGTCACTGCTAGACTTGGCAGCAAAG GGACTTGTTGTAGAGGCCGATATCGATACCTTCAATCTGCCATGCTATAATCCTTACGAAGGAGAAGTGAGGGAAATTATCGAAATGGAGGGATCATTCGATATTGATACGCTAGAAACTTTTGCTATTAACTGGGATGCTAATGATGATATCAGCAACAAAAATTTTGTGTTTGACAAGGACCAATGTGCACGAAATGTGGCAAATATTGTAAGAGCAGTTGCAGAACCGATGTTGGTTAGTCATTTTGGAGATGATATTgtagaaacataa
- the LOC133668113 gene encoding probable methyltransferase TCM_000331, translating to MVVESVLCMNPGDGETSYAKNSFLQKTVLSKARPILEDTIKDMFSTALPTCFKLADLGCSSGPNTLLFVSEIMDVVYELCQQLNCKLPEFQVFLNDLPGNDFNAVFKSLPLFYDKFGKEKGDLYGQHCFITGVPGSFYDRLFPSKITGMPS from the exons ATGGTGGTGGAAAGCGTTCTTTGCATGAATCCAGGAGATGGTGAAACCAGCTACGCCAAGAATTCATTCCTTCaa AAAACAGTGCTATCAAAAGCTAGGCCTATCCTAGAAGATACCATCAAGGACATGTTCAGCACCGCCCTTCCCACTTGCTTCAAACTAGCAGACTTGGGCTGCTCTTCAGGACCCAATACTCTCTTGTTCGTTTCTGAAATCATGGACGTCGTTTATGAGCTTTGCCAACAACTGAACTGTAAACTGCCCGAATTTCAGGTGTTTCTGAATGACCTTCCAGGGAATGATTTCAATGCTGTTTTCAAGTCGCTGCCATTGTTCTACGACaagtttggaaaagaaaagggagactTGTATGGACAGCACTGTTTCATAACAGGAGTACCTGGTTCTTTCTATGACAGGCTCTTCCCAAGCAAGA TAACTGGAATGCCTAGTTAA